One stretch of Carcharodon carcharias isolate sCarCar2 chromosome 20, sCarCar2.pri, whole genome shotgun sequence DNA includes these proteins:
- the LOC121292456 gene encoding cyclin-dependent kinase 2-interacting protein, with product MEAPCTSSGLITPRKKDMNNSARKIKDIAADWHNFMLKWETFNDTGFSIANKIVNIKLSNQRESGIRLEAFEGEDANSNLGKANFQYNTELEECCTELLNILDKMVKLVLKMERLCATMKGILDLDTYQYGETGREMPLFHTWPTKYFCEISVELTEMYKKELQLKHVIVQEIAHTSSCDLMMVELSAWLYQPYIEEKATLLSESMLLETGHRSL from the exons ATGGAAG CTCCATGTACTAGCTCAGGCTTAATAACTCCAAGAAAAAAAGACATGAACAACAGTGCCAGAAAAataaaggacattgctgcagaCTGGCATAACTTCATGCTGAAATGGGAAACGTTTAATGACACAGGATTCTCAATAGCAAATAAAATTGTTAATATTAAACTCAGCAACCA GAGAGAAAGTGGAATCAGGCTGGAAGCATTTGAAGGAGAGGATGCTAACTCTAATCTTGGAAAGGCTAACTTCCAGTATAACACCGAACTGGAGGAATGTTGTACTGAGTTGCTCAATATTCTTGACAAAATG GTCAAACTGGTATTAAAGATGGAAAGGCTTTGTGCAACCATGAAAGGAATACTTGACCTTGATACCTATCAGTATGGTGAAACTGGAAGGGAAATGCCCCTTTTTCATACATGGCCCACAAAATATTTCT GTGAAATCTCAGTTGAGTTAACAGAGATGTACAAAAAAGAACTGCAGCTAAAGCATGTAATTGTTCAAGAGATCGCTCACACCAGTAGCTGTGATCTTATGATGGTGGAGTTGTCTGCCTGGCTATACCAGCCTTACATAGAAGAAAAAGCCACACTTCTCAGTGAAAGCATGTTGTTGGAAACTGGACACAGGTCTTTGTAA